One Cellulomonas soli DNA window includes the following coding sequences:
- a CDS encoding DUF3488 and transglutaminase-like domain-containing protein, producing the protein MSRTGTRRLPRGPRSLVGTGLCAVATGTSLLALSALLEPGRWLTVAWLAVALVAAVTAGVRALTRSWWAPTLAGLLTAGIGLVLRYGSPPGRVQVLPDLAALDRTLAAAREGATIINTSTVPMAVVRPTELVLVVGALAVLILADLLAVGLGLAAWAGVPLIGMWVPAVLLGFPADVWPLAWTGLAYLLLLALSAAPAAARSDRPRRVSAAVASAAAVVAATLVAGPVVAALPGWSSLSVPAVGAGVVGPMRLSEDLDLRESLGDRSGQVVLHYTVSSAEAGTTAGADLRVTPGGADERTVTARLVGPLRAFTVADFDGRSWQRTDTDELVDWDPAQLLSSDPALLFTAPDAAAGTLAEVDVEIANLREEHLPVSTFARTVSVEGDWRYDVQRDEVVGTRGTRQGMGYTMLVQIPDLTAATLQDASVGTFDGVEQYLALPGTDHVDDVTALAAEVTAEASTPYEQALALQTWFRSSANFAYDTRVAAARTDDAVWDFLTSRRGYCVQFATSMAMMARSLGIPARVGVGFLPGTAQGDGSYDVTGRESHAWPELFFEGAGWVRFEPTPAVQTGAPPRWSDPYIGTDAGAGDAAADQVPTAAATGAPTTAPLPVPTTPRVEEQAVPWPAVVATVMVVLALAAAVVLLLRRRSALRGELVPERAWRHLHAQLGALGLGWSDSTTPRAVVTTVQAALVERTGSALDEGAASALASLARAVEDERYAPTWDEVDGAQLERWVSEVMTGVRALLSDRTRRAGAPSAPRTAP; encoded by the coding sequence ATGAGCCGCACCGGCACACGACGTCTCCCTCGCGGTCCCCGCTCGCTCGTGGGCACCGGCCTGTGCGCCGTCGCCACCGGCACGAGCCTGCTCGCCCTGTCCGCGCTGCTCGAACCCGGACGATGGCTCACGGTCGCGTGGCTCGCCGTCGCCCTCGTGGCGGCCGTGACCGCCGGCGTGCGCGCGCTGACCCGGTCGTGGTGGGCGCCCACGCTCGCCGGCCTGCTCACCGCCGGCATCGGGCTCGTGCTGCGCTACGGCTCGCCGCCCGGGCGCGTGCAGGTGCTGCCCGACCTGGCGGCCCTCGACCGCACCCTCGCCGCAGCGAGGGAGGGCGCCACGATCATCAACACCTCGACCGTGCCGATGGCGGTCGTGCGACCCACCGAGCTCGTCCTGGTCGTCGGCGCCCTGGCCGTGCTCATCCTGGCCGACCTGCTCGCCGTCGGCCTCGGCCTGGCTGCCTGGGCCGGGGTTCCCCTCATCGGCATGTGGGTCCCCGCGGTCCTGCTCGGCTTCCCGGCGGACGTGTGGCCACTCGCCTGGACGGGGTTGGCGTACCTCCTGCTGCTCGCCCTGAGCGCGGCACCCGCAGCAGCCCGCAGCGACCGTCCTCGACGCGTGTCGGCCGCCGTCGCGTCCGCCGCCGCCGTCGTGGCCGCCACGCTCGTGGCCGGCCCCGTGGTCGCCGCCCTGCCCGGGTGGTCCTCGCTCAGCGTCCCGGCCGTCGGCGCCGGAGTCGTCGGGCCGATGCGCCTGTCCGAGGATCTCGACCTGCGCGAGAGCCTCGGCGACCGCTCGGGCCAGGTCGTCCTGCACTACACCGTCAGCTCCGCCGAGGCCGGCACGACGGCCGGGGCCGACCTGCGGGTGACCCCGGGCGGCGCCGACGAGCGAACCGTCACCGCACGCCTGGTCGGGCCCCTGCGCGCCTTCACGGTCGCGGACTTCGACGGCCGCAGCTGGCAACGCACGGACACCGACGAGCTCGTCGACTGGGACCCGGCACAGCTGCTCTCTTCCGACCCGGCCCTGCTGTTCACCGCACCGGACGCGGCCGCCGGAACCCTCGCCGAGGTGGACGTCGAGATCGCCAACCTGCGCGAGGAGCACCTGCCGGTCTCGACGTTCGCGCGCACGGTCTCCGTCGAGGGCGACTGGCGTTACGACGTGCAGCGTGACGAGGTGGTCGGGACCCGCGGCACGAGGCAGGGCATGGGCTACACGATGCTCGTGCAGATCCCCGACCTGACCGCCGCGACGCTGCAGGACGCGTCCGTCGGGACGTTCGACGGCGTCGAGCAGTACCTGGCGCTGCCGGGCACCGACCACGTCGACGACGTGACCGCGCTCGCCGCGGAGGTCACCGCCGAGGCGAGCACGCCCTACGAGCAGGCGCTCGCGCTGCAGACCTGGTTCCGCTCGTCGGCGAACTTCGCCTACGACACCCGTGTCGCGGCGGCCCGTACCGACGACGCCGTCTGGGACTTCCTCACCTCGCGCCGCGGGTACTGCGTGCAGTTCGCGACCTCGATGGCCATGATGGCGCGCTCCCTCGGGATCCCGGCCCGGGTGGGCGTGGGGTTCCTCCCGGGCACGGCTCAGGGAGACGGCTCGTACGACGTGACCGGTCGTGAGTCGCACGCCTGGCCCGAGCTGTTCTTCGAGGGCGCCGGCTGGGTGCGCTTCGAACCGACGCCGGCCGTGCAGACGGGCGCCCCGCCCCGCTGGTCCGACCCGTACATCGGGACCGATGCCGGTGCCGGTGATGCCGCCGCGGACCAGGTGCCGACGGCAGCGGCGACCGGTGCGCCGACGACCGCACCGCTTCCGGTGCCGACCACGCCTCGCGTCGAGGAGCAAGCCGTCCCCTGGCCGGCGGTCGTCGCTACGGTGATGGTCGTCCTCGCGCTCGCCGCCGCGGTCGTGCTCCTGCTGCGCCGCCGCTCGGCCCTGCGCGGCGAGCTCGTCCCGGAGCGCGCATGGCGCCACCTGCACGCCCAGCTCGGGGCGCTCGGGCTCGGATGGTCCGACTCGACGACGCCGCGCGCGGTCGTCACCACGGTGCAGGCCGCGCTCGTCGAGAGGACGGGATCCGCCCTCGACGAGGGCGCGGCGTCAGCACTGGCGTCGCTGGCCCGCGCGGTGGAGGACGAACGCTACGCACCCACGTGGGACGAGGTCGATGGGGCCCAGCTCGAGCGGTGGGTCTCCGAGGTGATGACCGGGGTACGGGCTCTGCTCAGCGACCGGACTCGCCGCGCCGGCGCTCCCAGCGCTCCTCGAACCGCGCCATGA
- a CDS encoding DUF3040 domain-containing protein — MPLSEYEQRVLEQMERQLTSDDPRLANTLTQRGRRPVGRVLIASVGAALGLLLLVLGAAGDGLVWLGVVGFVVMFAAVAFAFSDPRRSGPQGVVRNDGTVSKGPSAKGSTRPAKKPAGQRGFMARFEERWERRRGESGR; from the coding sequence ATGCCACTCTCCGAGTACGAGCAGCGGGTGCTCGAGCAGATGGAGCGCCAGCTCACTTCTGACGACCCGCGGCTCGCGAACACCCTCACGCAGCGAGGACGGCGCCCGGTCGGGCGCGTCCTGATCGCGAGCGTGGGCGCAGCCCTCGGGTTGCTGCTCCTCGTGCTCGGCGCGGCTGGCGACGGGTTGGTATGGCTCGGGGTCGTCGGATTCGTCGTGATGTTCGCGGCGGTCGCGTTCGCCTTCTCCGACCCGCGGCGTTCCGGCCCGCAGGGCGTGGTGCGCAACGACGGCACGGTCTCGAAGGGGCCGTCGGCGAAGGGATCGACCCGTCCGGCGAAGAAGCCGGCCGGTCAGCGCGGGTTCATGGCGCGGTTCGAGGAGCGCTGGGAGCGCCGGCGCGGCGAGTCCGGTCGCTGA
- the dinB gene encoding DNA polymerase IV, translating to MSRGPRSAAAKRDWGREEDGCSILHVDMDAFFASVELARRPQLHGLPVIVGGAHRGVVLAATYEARAFGVHSAMPMAAALRLCPQAVVVPPDHAAYREVSTGVMRILGDVTALVEQVSVDEAFLDVAGARRRLGPPTRIAGLIREQVSSGFGITCSVGIGATKFVAKLASSHAKPDGVLLVPRAATVDFLHALPVGALWGVGERTEQALARWGIRTVAELARTDVAVVQHAVGKVAGAHLYDLAWGRDPRPVHPHRDEKSIGAEETFDVDVADIAVVEAKILELADRCASRLRAHRFVARTVSIKVRTSDFRTLSRSRTLSSPTDVAREIYLAGRSLLAGVDLEGLPVRLIGVRAEGLAPAATTVRQPTLDEAVDEQDGPRREAERAMDLVRSRFGRAAIGAGTVATRSVTPRSTTTFVPADLS from the coding sequence GTGAGCCGCGGGCCGCGCTCGGCCGCAGCGAAGCGCGACTGGGGCCGCGAGGAGGACGGCTGCTCGATCCTCCACGTCGACATGGACGCCTTCTTCGCCTCGGTCGAGCTCGCCCGCCGCCCGCAGCTCCACGGGCTGCCGGTGATCGTGGGCGGTGCGCACCGCGGTGTCGTCCTGGCGGCGACGTACGAGGCGCGGGCGTTCGGCGTGCACTCGGCCATGCCGATGGCGGCAGCGCTACGCCTGTGCCCGCAGGCCGTGGTGGTTCCACCGGACCACGCGGCCTACCGAGAGGTGTCGACCGGGGTGATGCGGATCCTGGGCGACGTGACCGCGCTCGTCGAGCAGGTCAGCGTCGACGAGGCGTTCCTCGACGTGGCCGGAGCTCGGCGTCGGCTCGGGCCGCCCACGCGGATCGCCGGGTTGATCCGCGAGCAGGTCAGCTCAGGGTTCGGGATCACGTGCTCGGTGGGAATCGGCGCGACCAAGTTCGTCGCGAAGCTCGCCTCGAGCCACGCCAAGCCCGACGGCGTCCTGCTCGTGCCGCGTGCTGCGACGGTCGACTTCCTGCACGCACTGCCCGTCGGTGCACTCTGGGGGGTGGGGGAGCGCACCGAGCAGGCGTTGGCTCGTTGGGGGATCCGCACGGTCGCCGAGCTCGCCCGGACCGACGTCGCCGTCGTCCAGCACGCCGTCGGCAAGGTCGCCGGGGCGCACCTGTACGACCTGGCCTGGGGGCGGGACCCTCGGCCCGTGCACCCGCACCGCGACGAGAAGTCCATCGGTGCCGAGGAGACGTTCGACGTCGACGTGGCGGACATCGCCGTGGTCGAGGCCAAGATCCTCGAGCTGGCCGACCGCTGCGCGTCCCGGCTGCGTGCACACCGATTCGTCGCCCGGACGGTGAGCATCAAGGTGCGCACCTCCGACTTCCGCACCCTGAGCCGCTCGCGGACGCTGAGCTCGCCGACCGACGTCGCGCGCGAGATCTACCTGGCGGGCCGCTCGCTGCTGGCGGGGGTCGACCTCGAGGGCCTCCCGGTGCGGCTCATCGGTGTGCGGGCCGAGGGGCTGGCGCCTGCCGCCACGACCGTCCGTCAACCGACCCTGGACGAGGCGGTGGACGAGCAGGACGGCCCCAGGCGTGAGGCGGAGCGGGCGATGGACCTCGTGCGCAGCCGGTTCGGGCGGGCCGCCATAGGTGCAGGGACCGTAGCGACCCGGTCCGTCACCCCACGCTCGACTACCACCTTCGTTCCGGCCGATCTATCCTGA
- a CDS encoding SAV_6107 family HEPN domain-containing protein produces MTQTVLDAPVPAYALSLFARADSELVAAQFSSEPWEKFSHAHLAALRAGAGVLASRGGSSGRRAPRTVWGLLDAAAPELARWSGYFAAGAALRSAIDAGRFSAVSEDRAEQALCAAEDFVDAARALLSLDLVAPVERRVS; encoded by the coding sequence ATGACGCAGACGGTGCTCGACGCCCCGGTGCCCGCCTACGCGCTCAGCCTCTTCGCACGTGCGGACTCCGAGCTGGTGGCGGCGCAGTTCTCGTCCGAACCGTGGGAGAAGTTCTCCCACGCCCACCTGGCGGCGCTACGCGCCGGGGCCGGGGTGCTCGCGAGCCGTGGGGGGTCGAGCGGTCGCCGCGCCCCGCGGACGGTGTGGGGTCTGCTCGACGCGGCCGCGCCCGAGCTGGCCCGCTGGTCCGGCTACTTCGCTGCCGGAGCCGCGCTGCGCTCGGCGATCGACGCGGGTCGGTTCTCCGCGGTCTCCGAGGACCGTGCCGAGCAGGCGTTGTGCGCGGCCGAGGACTTCGTGGATGCGGCCCGTGCGCTGCTCTCGCTCGACCTGGTCGCCCCGGTCGAGCGTCGGGTCTCGTGA
- a CDS encoding spermidine synthase: MAARDRTSRRPSGSHRTPTRQAWPTGPVAVPTGTVELLPDPDDPDGVTVLVNGVPSSYLDLADPTHLAFEYMQQMAAVIDGVDDGSGALTVVHLGAAGCALARSLAATRPGSRQIAVELDAALPELVRSWFDLPRSPGLRIRAGDARAELNRLPSGSADVVVRDVFAGDRTPAHVTTLEFVADVARVLRPGGVYLANCADRPPLALARAEIATARAVFAEVAIVAEPGLLRGRGYGNVVIAATDDPRLLGEARLARAVRSLPAPARLLHDGELTAFVGTASALHDPPAAPEA; encoded by the coding sequence ATGGCCGCGCGCGACCGCACCTCCCGACGACCCTCAGGGTCCCACCGGACACCCACACGGCAGGCATGGCCGACGGGACCCGTCGCGGTACCCACAGGGACGGTCGAGCTGCTGCCCGACCCGGACGACCCCGACGGCGTCACCGTGCTCGTCAACGGCGTCCCGAGCTCGTACCTGGACCTCGCCGACCCCACGCACCTCGCGTTCGAGTACATGCAGCAGATGGCCGCGGTCATCGACGGCGTCGACGACGGGAGCGGGGCCCTCACGGTGGTGCACCTGGGGGCGGCGGGCTGCGCGCTCGCGCGGTCCCTGGCAGCGACCCGACCGGGCTCGCGGCAGATCGCGGTCGAGCTCGACGCCGCGCTGCCCGAGCTCGTGCGCTCGTGGTTCGACCTCCCGCGCTCACCCGGGCTGCGGATCCGGGCGGGCGACGCGCGCGCCGAGCTGAACCGGCTTCCGAGCGGTTCGGCGGACGTCGTGGTCCGCGACGTCTTCGCCGGCGACCGCACGCCCGCGCACGTCACGACCCTCGAGTTCGTCGCCGACGTCGCCCGCGTCCTACGACCTGGCGGTGTCTACCTCGCCAACTGCGCCGACCGCCCGCCGCTCGCACTCGCCAGGGCCGAGATCGCCACGGCCCGCGCCGTCTTCGCCGAGGTCGCGATCGTCGCGGAGCCGGGGCTGCTGCGTGGACGCGGCTACGGGAACGTGGTGATCGCCGCCACCGACGATCCGCGGCTGCTCGGCGAGGCACGGTTGGCCCGTGCCGTCCGGAGCCTGCCGGCGCCCGCCCGGCTGCTGCACGACGGCGAGCTCACGGCGTTCGTGGGCACGGCGAGCGCGCTGCACGACCCACCGGCGGCGCCCGAGGCCTGA
- a CDS encoding cold-shock protein, translating to MAQGAVKWFNAEKGYGFIAQDGGGADVFVHYSAIDSQGYRSLDEGQRVEFEITQGPKGPQAEKVRPL from the coding sequence ATGGCACAGGGTGCTGTCAAGTGGTTCAACGCTGAGAAGGGCTACGGGTTCATCGCCCAGGACGGCGGCGGCGCCGACGTCTTCGTCCACTACTCGGCCATCGACTCGCAGGGCTACCGCTCGCTCGACGAGGGCCAGCGCGTGGAGTTCGAGATCACGCAGGGCCCCAAGGGCCCGCAGGCGGAGAAGGTCCGCCCGCTCTGA
- a CDS encoding proteasome assembly chaperone family protein — MLDPSEIYDVDPHVAAQVERAAGDGGGPVLVHAVRGFVDAGQAGATVAEHLLDQLPSRRLVTFDADQLLDYRSRRPMMTFDSTTWSSYDEPELVVDLVEDGTGTPFLLLHGIEPDVQWERYVAAVRQLVERFDVPLTIGVHGIPMGIPHTRPLSVTAHATRPELVADHPSWFGAVKVPASASALLELRLGQSGHDAMGFAVHVPHYLAQSPYPQASMAALERVERATGLDLHAGALTSSADETRAEIERQVQDSAEVAAVVRALEEQYDAFARSIGRPSLLAPTGEQEIDLPTADELGAEFERFLAEQSDGGSES, encoded by the coding sequence ATGCTGGACCCGAGCGAGATCTACGACGTCGACCCGCACGTGGCGGCCCAGGTCGAGCGCGCGGCCGGGGACGGCGGCGGGCCGGTGCTGGTGCACGCCGTGCGCGGCTTCGTCGACGCAGGCCAGGCGGGCGCGACCGTCGCCGAGCACCTGCTGGACCAGCTGCCCTCGCGGCGTCTGGTGACCTTCGACGCCGACCAGCTGCTCGACTACCGCTCGCGACGGCCGATGATGACGTTCGACTCCACGACCTGGTCGTCCTACGACGAGCCCGAGCTAGTCGTCGACCTCGTCGAGGACGGCACCGGCACACCGTTCCTGCTGCTGCACGGCATCGAGCCGGACGTGCAGTGGGAACGCTACGTGGCGGCGGTCCGCCAGCTCGTCGAGCGGTTCGACGTCCCGCTCACCATCGGCGTGCACGGCATCCCGATGGGGATCCCGCACACCCGTCCGCTGTCGGTCACGGCGCACGCCACACGCCCCGAGCTGGTGGCCGACCACCCCTCGTGGTTCGGTGCGGTGAAGGTGCCGGCCAGCGCGAGCGCCCTGCTGGAGCTGCGGCTCGGGCAGTCCGGCCATGACGCGATGGGCTTCGCCGTCCACGTGCCGCACTACCTCGCCCAGTCCCCGTACCCGCAGGCCAGCATGGCGGCGTTGGAGCGGGTGGAGCGCGCCACCGGCCTGGACCTGCACGCCGGCGCCCTCACGTCCTCGGCCGACGAGACGCGCGCCGAGATCGAGCGTCAGGTCCAGGACTCCGCCGAGGTCGCCGCGGTCGTGCGCGCGCTCGAGGAGCAGTACGACGCGTTCGCGCGCAGCATCGGGCGGCCGAGCCTGCTGGCGCCCACGGGCGAGCAGGAGATCGACCTGCCCACGGCGGACGAGCTGGGTGCCGAGTTCGAGCGCTTCCTGGCCGAGCAGAGCGACGGCGGCTCCGAGTCCTGA
- a CDS encoding HelD family protein: protein MAGSESELRKEQDTVDGLYARLDDLRAQTRARLAAVRRTGPSGSPQNRSERDAFATLYEDRIAQLEAVEERLAFGRLDLTEGGHRYIGRIGLTDEEQTQLLTDWRAPAAQAFYRATAAHPDGVLRRRHVVTQGRTVTGVEDEVLDLDSLGDGEQAAQALAGLSGEGALLAALAAGRTGHMGDIVATIQAEQDAIIRSELTGALVVQGGPGTGKTAVALHRAAYLLYAHRRVLERSGVLLVGPSRTFLRYIDQVLPSLGETGVVTTTVAELMPGIVAGGTEDEAVAEIKGRAVMARVLGRAVTQRERVPREVTTVRVDGRTVQITPPDVQSAIARARRHHRPHNQARVSFVRDMLSRLADQYVAQLGWEVPADERAEIVEELRTTREVRIALNLAWMPLTPQGLLRDLYTKPRRLEAAAPDLSPRERALLARDADADWTPADVPLLDELAELLGEDDQAARAHAKADAARRASELEYARRVLESSGAAAMVSAEMLADRFAASGPSLTTAERAAADRSWTYGHVVVDEAQELSAMAWRVLLRRVPTRSLTIVGDVAQTTARAGAHSWANVFDPVLRSQWRLAELTVNYRTPAVVAHAAGRVAVAAGLPVSPLTSARDVADALRIERVDPDALEDVTASRALAALGEVRDEVGGGRVAVIGTGAHLVRVQASLDRLAAPAQVGADGEAEGTTRPKGRQADLDAPLVLLTPVEAKGLEFDVVVLVEPGAVLAASPGDLYVAMTRPTRALHVVHTQALPEGFDVLSE, encoded by the coding sequence GTGGCGGGCAGCGAGAGCGAGCTGCGCAAGGAGCAGGACACGGTCGACGGCCTCTACGCGCGGCTCGACGACCTGCGCGCGCAGACCCGTGCACGCCTGGCGGCCGTGCGGCGCACGGGACCGTCCGGGTCACCGCAGAACCGCAGCGAGCGGGACGCCTTCGCGACGCTGTACGAGGACCGGATCGCCCAGCTCGAGGCCGTCGAGGAGCGCCTGGCGTTCGGGCGCCTCGACCTCACCGAGGGCGGTCACCGGTACATCGGCCGCATCGGGCTGACGGACGAGGAGCAGACCCAGCTGCTCACCGACTGGCGCGCGCCCGCCGCGCAGGCCTTCTACCGGGCGACCGCAGCGCACCCCGACGGGGTGCTGCGTCGTCGGCACGTCGTGACGCAGGGCCGCACCGTCACCGGTGTCGAGGACGAGGTCCTCGACCTGGACTCGCTCGGCGACGGCGAGCAGGCCGCGCAGGCGCTCGCGGGGCTCTCGGGCGAGGGCGCCCTGCTCGCCGCGCTGGCCGCGGGTCGCACCGGCCACATGGGCGACATCGTCGCCACGATCCAGGCCGAGCAGGACGCGATCATCCGCTCCGAGCTCACGGGCGCTCTCGTCGTGCAGGGCGGGCCCGGCACGGGCAAGACCGCCGTGGCCCTGCACCGGGCGGCCTACCTGCTGTACGCGCACCGTCGGGTGCTCGAGCGCTCCGGCGTCCTGCTGGTCGGGCCCAGCAGGACGTTCCTGCGGTACATCGACCAGGTGCTGCCCTCGCTCGGCGAGACGGGCGTGGTCACCACGACCGTCGCCGAGCTGATGCCGGGGATCGTGGCCGGCGGCACGGAGGACGAAGCCGTCGCCGAGATCAAGGGCCGGGCCGTGATGGCCAGGGTGCTCGGTCGTGCCGTCACCCAGCGCGAACGCGTGCCCCGCGAGGTCACGACCGTGCGCGTCGACGGCCGCACCGTGCAGATCACCCCTCCCGACGTGCAGTCGGCCATCGCCCGCGCACGGCGCCATCACCGCCCGCACAACCAGGCACGTGTCAGCTTCGTGCGCGACATGCTGTCCAGGCTTGCCGACCAGTACGTCGCGCAGCTCGGCTGGGAGGTGCCCGCCGACGAGCGGGCCGAGATCGTCGAGGAGCTGCGCACGACGCGCGAGGTCCGGATCGCGCTCAACCTCGCATGGATGCCGTTGACACCGCAGGGGCTGCTGCGCGACCTGTACACCAAGCCGCGCCGCCTCGAGGCGGCGGCGCCCGACCTGTCGCCGCGTGAGCGGGCTCTGCTCGCCAGGGACGCCGACGCGGACTGGACACCCGCCGACGTCCCGCTGCTCGACGAGCTCGCCGAGCTGCTCGGCGAGGACGACCAGGCCGCTCGTGCGCACGCCAAGGCCGACGCGGCCCGTCGCGCGAGCGAGCTGGAGTACGCCCGACGCGTCCTGGAGTCCAGCGGCGCCGCTGCGATGGTGTCGGCCGAGATGCTCGCCGACCGGTTCGCGGCCAGCGGGCCGTCCCTGACGACCGCGGAGCGCGCGGCCGCCGACCGCTCGTGGACCTACGGCCACGTCGTCGTGGACGAGGCCCAGGAGCTGTCGGCCATGGCGTGGCGCGTGCTGCTGCGTCGAGTGCCGACCCGCTCGCTGACGATCGTCGGCGATGTCGCGCAGACCACCGCGCGGGCAGGCGCGCACAGCTGGGCGAACGTCTTCGACCCGGTGCTGCGCAGCCAGTGGCGCCTCGCCGAGCTGACGGTCAACTACCGGACCCCGGCCGTGGTCGCGCACGCGGCCGGTCGGGTCGCGGTCGCGGCCGGGCTCCCGGTCAGCCCTCTGACCTCGGCGCGCGACGTCGCCGACGCGCTGCGCATCGAGCGGGTCGACCCCGACGCCCTCGAGGACGTGACGGCGAGCCGCGCCCTCGCCGCGCTCGGCGAGGTGCGGGACGAGGTCGGCGGTGGGCGCGTCGCGGTGATCGGCACGGGGGCGCACCTCGTGCGGGTGCAGGCATCGCTCGATCGGCTCGCCGCTCCGGCACAGGTCGGCGCCGACGGTGAGGCGGAGGGAACCACGAGGCCGAAGGGGCGTCAGGCCGACCTGGACGCCCCGCTCGTCCTTCTCACCCCGGTGGAGGCGAAGGGGCTCGAGTTCGACGTCGTGGTGCTCGTCGAACCCGGCGCGGTGCTCGCCGCGAGCCCCGGCGATCTCTACGTGGCGATGACCAGACCGACCCGCGCGTTGCACGTCGTGCACACCCAGGCGCTGCCCGAGGGGTTCGACGTGCTGTCCGAGTGA
- the serA gene encoding phosphoglycerate dehydrogenase, whose protein sequence is MLKALLLENLHPQARSILEAAGFEVTTRTGALDESELVEALDGVHVLGIRSKTHVTAAALESATDLVAIGAYCIGTNQIDLGTAASHGIATFNAPFSNTRSVVEIAIADIISLTRRQTELDKAMHDGVWNKSAIGAHEVRGRTLGIIGYGNIGTQLSVLAENLGMSVVFYDTAEKLALGNARRLDSLDELLDVADVVTLHVDGRSGNAGLFGAKQFARMRPGALFLNLSRGFVVDYAALRDAVVAGHVAGAAVDVFPVEPKRKGDAFDSELRGLPNVILTPHTGGSTEEAQDAIGQFVSNKLRDYLATGSTTLSVNLPNLALDQPPGAHRLAYLHRNVPGVLAAVNATLAEHGVNIEGQLLATRGELGYVVTDAGSAVDQAVVDALRSRPESVRLRVLS, encoded by the coding sequence GTGCTCAAGGCCCTGCTGCTCGAGAACCTCCACCCCCAGGCCCGGTCGATCCTCGAGGCCGCCGGCTTCGAGGTGACCACACGGACCGGCGCGCTCGACGAGTCCGAGCTCGTCGAGGCGCTCGACGGCGTGCACGTCCTGGGCATCCGATCCAAGACGCACGTCACGGCCGCGGCGCTCGAGTCCGCCACGGACCTGGTCGCCATCGGCGCGTACTGCATCGGCACCAACCAGATCGACCTCGGCACGGCCGCCTCGCACGGCATCGCGACCTTCAACGCGCCGTTCTCGAACACGCGCTCGGTCGTCGAGATCGCGATCGCCGACATCATCTCGCTGACGCGCCGGCAGACCGAGCTCGACAAGGCCATGCACGACGGCGTCTGGAACAAGTCGGCCATCGGCGCGCACGAGGTCCGCGGCCGCACGCTCGGCATCATCGGCTACGGCAACATCGGCACGCAGCTGTCGGTCCTCGCCGAGAACCTGGGCATGTCCGTCGTCTTCTACGACACCGCGGAGAAGCTCGCCCTGGGCAACGCCCGGCGCCTCGACAGCCTCGACGAGCTGCTCGACGTCGCCGACGTCGTCACGCTGCACGTCGACGGCCGCAGCGGCAACGCGGGCCTGTTCGGCGCGAAGCAGTTCGCCCGGATGCGACCCGGCGCCCTGTTCCTCAACCTCTCGCGCGGGTTCGTCGTCGACTACGCCGCGCTGCGTGACGCGGTCGTCGCCGGGCACGTCGCCGGTGCCGCGGTCGACGTGTTCCCCGTCGAGCCCAAGCGCAAGGGCGACGCGTTCGACTCCGAGCTGCGCGGCCTGCCCAACGTCATCCTCACCCCGCACACCGGCGGCTCGACCGAGGAGGCCCAGGACGCGATCGGCCAGTTCGTCTCGAACAAGCTGCGCGACTACCTGGCGACCGGCTCGACGACGCTGAGCGTCAACCTGCCGAACCTGGCGCTGGACCAGCCTCCCGGCGCGCACCGCCTGGCCTACCTGCACCGGAACGTCCCCGGTGTGCTCGCGGCGGTCAACGCGACGCTCGCCGAGCACGGGGTCAACATCGAGGGCCAGCTTCTCGCCACCCGCGGCGAGCTGGGCTACGTGGTCACGGACGCCGGTTCGGCCGTCGACCAGGCGGTCGTCGACGCGCTCCGCTCGCGCCCGGAGTCGGTGCGGCTGCGCGTGCTGTCCTGA
- a CDS encoding DUF5302 domain-containing protein, translating into MTQQNDPAATVSEDAKAKFREALERKKAAHHRTADGSANTGNVHGAETAGPSQRRFQRKSGSA; encoded by the coding sequence ATGACGCAGCAGAACGATCCGGCGGCGACCGTCAGCGAGGACGCGAAGGCGAAGTTCCGTGAGGCGCTCGAGCGCAAGAAGGCCGCGCACCACCGCACGGCCGACGGCTCGGCGAACACGGGCAACGTGCACGGCGCGGAGACCGCGGGTCCGTCCCAGCGTCGTTTCCAGCGCAAGTCCGGCTCGGCCTGA